One Solibacillus isronensis genomic window carries:
- a CDS encoding Fe3+ hydroxamate ABC transporter substrate-binding protein, translated as MALIIPKCMKCNNEIKDDEKVLIQMRYPKRKGFTEIKAYLNLEGKFICEECSTEINI; from the coding sequence GTGGCCCTAATCATTCCAAAATGTATGAAATGTAATAATGAAATTAAAGACGATGAAAAAGTATTGATTCAAATGCGTTACCCGAAGCGAAAAGGGTTTACGGAAATCAAAGCTTATTTGAATTTGGAAGGCAAATTTATTTGTGAAGAGTGCTCAACAGAAATTAATATTTAG
- a CDS encoding transporter substrate-binding domain-containing protein, which produces MRLEKKLVLIFSFIAACFLSACADKEKLADGSELIHKDQFVFAASGEFKPFSYVNDEDLSMSGFDIEVGEAIAKELGLKPVQKRIKFKGIVEGVKTGRADVAVASHTINPQRSKHVAFSTPYYYSGPQIFTRPESEIKTVDDLAGKEVAVAKGSTYADTASRYTDNVKTYDSDITALQALNSGRHDAVITDFVTGKNAAKEGFKVEGQQLIERSEQAIVLPQDNPNLLKRVNEALEKLREDGTLTRISMKYFGEDITKKPE; this is translated from the coding sequence ATGCGGTTGGAAAAAAAGTTAGTATTGATATTCAGTTTTATCGCGGCCTGCTTCTTATCTGCTTGTGCGGATAAGGAAAAGCTTGCCGACGGATCTGAACTGATACATAAAGATCAGTTTGTTTTTGCTGCATCTGGAGAGTTTAAACCATTTAGTTATGTAAACGATGAGGACCTTTCGATGTCAGGTTTTGATATCGAAGTTGGTGAGGCGATCGCAAAAGAACTCGGTCTAAAACCGGTTCAAAAACGAATCAAGTTTAAAGGTATTGTAGAAGGAGTCAAGACTGGCCGTGCAGATGTAGCTGTTGCCAGCCACACGATTAATCCACAGCGAAGCAAACATGTTGCTTTCTCTACCCCCTATTATTATTCTGGACCGCAGATTTTTACCCGACCAGAAAGTGAAATCAAAACTGTTGATGATTTAGCCGGAAAGGAAGTCGCTGTAGCTAAAGGATCAACCTATGCTGATACAGCCTCCAGGTATACCGATAATGTTAAAACCTATGACAGTGACATCACTGCTTTGCAGGCGTTAAACAGCGGCCGTCATGATGCGGTAATCACCGATTTTGTTACCGGAAAAAACGCTGCAAAAGAAGGGTTTAAAGTTGAAGGGCAGCAGTTAATTGAACGCAGTGAACAAGCAATTGTACTCCCTCAAGATAACCCTAACCTATTAAAGCGAGTAAACGAGGCGCTGGAAAAACTCCGGGAAGATGGAACCCTTACTCGGATTAGCATGAAGTATTTTGGTGAGGACATTACGAAAAAACCTGAATAA
- a CDS encoding four-helix bundle copper-binding protein: protein MSHEQHQQLLQTLHECMAACNHCFDACLKEDHVQMMTECIRLDRECADICNYLEQAITRGTPFISELASVCAKICEACGNECKKHDHDHCQKCAEACFKCAEACKKIA from the coding sequence ATGTCACATGAGCAACATCAACAATTGCTACAAACTTTACATGAATGTATGGCAGCATGCAACCATTGTTTTGACGCCTGCTTAAAAGAGGATCACGTTCAGATGATGACGGAATGTATCCGTTTGGACAGAGAATGTGCAGATATTTGTAACTACTTGGAACAGGCGATCACTAGAGGTACACCGTTTATTTCTGAGCTGGCTTCCGTTTGTGCAAAAATTTGTGAAGCATGCGGAAATGAATGCAAAAAGCATGACCATGACCACTGTCAGAAATGTGCGGAAGCATGCTTTAAATGTGCAGAAGCATGTAAAAAAATTGCCTAA
- a CDS encoding amino acid ABC transporter permease: MPSFSHFLEVLVDTKDVFLKAMLLTLELTVVSILIGIVIGLFFALMKISKFKVLELISDIYVFLVRGTPLIVQIFILYFGLSGIFLLPDFWAASLALALHNGAYISEILRGTIQGVDKGQMEAGRSLGMTKVLTLRRIILPQAFRRALPPLGNQFIIGLKDSSLAAFISMNELFNVATTLGSNNFDEMTYLLIVAIYYLVLVALLTFLVNRFEKRLAISDR, encoded by the coding sequence GTGCCAAGTTTTTCACATTTTCTAGAAGTATTAGTAGATACAAAAGATGTTTTCCTTAAAGCCATGCTCTTAACATTGGAGTTAACGGTTGTATCCATTTTAATCGGTATCGTAATCGGGCTTTTCTTTGCGTTAATGAAAATATCAAAATTTAAAGTTTTAGAACTCATTTCAGATATATATGTCTTTTTAGTTCGCGGAACACCGCTAATTGTTCAAATCTTTATCCTCTATTTCGGACTAAGCGGAATTTTCCTTCTTCCCGATTTTTGGGCAGCTTCACTTGCATTGGCGCTTCATAATGGCGCATACATTTCTGAAATTCTTCGAGGTACTATCCAAGGAGTCGATAAAGGTCAGATGGAGGCAGGACGTTCTTTAGGGATGACTAAAGTTCTGACATTACGAAGAATTATTCTTCCGCAGGCATTCCGCCGTGCGCTACCGCCACTGGGTAACCAATTCATTATCGGTTTGAAAGATTCTTCGTTAGCCGCATTTATCTCGATGAATGAACTCTTTAATGTAGCGACAACGCTAGGATCTAACAACTTTGACGAAATGACTTATTTACTCATCGTAGCGATCTACTACTTAGTGTTAGTGGCATTATTAACATTCTTAGTAAACCGTTTCGAAAAGAGATTAGCAATTAGCGACAGGTAG
- a CDS encoding pirin family protein, with amino-acid sequence MIVHNPSTKRFTAKNDWQETHFSFSFGPYYDEENIKFGPLRVLNDDIVKPNKGFGIHPHRDAEIVSIVLKGQLKHEDNLGNVGTLQYGNVQRMTAGTGVLHSEVNPTEAEDTHFLQLWILPNQKQLTSSYEDITFDPDKLRNELLPVVSHNAGENVAMIHQDVTLYLSKLEAEKEIQFQQEEGRKIYVFVIEGEVSLNGEVTIQRRDDARITDLHSLTIKAKKDAFILLIDLPGGEG; translated from the coding sequence ATGATTGTACATAATCCTTCTACTAAGCGTTTTACAGCAAAAAATGATTGGCAAGAAACACATTTTAGTTTTTCATTTGGTCCGTATTATGATGAAGAAAATATCAAATTCGGTCCATTGCGTGTTTTAAATGATGATATTGTTAAACCGAACAAAGGCTTTGGCATTCATCCGCACAGGGATGCAGAAATTGTATCTATTGTATTAAAAGGGCAGTTAAAGCATGAAGATAATTTAGGGAATGTCGGTACACTTCAGTACGGCAATGTGCAAAGAATGACAGCTGGTACAGGAGTCCTTCATTCGGAGGTGAATCCAACAGAAGCTGAGGATACTCACTTTTTACAGTTATGGATTCTTCCAAATCAGAAACAGTTAACGTCATCATATGAAGATATTACGTTTGACCCTGATAAGTTAAGAAATGAATTGTTACCAGTCGTTTCTCATAATGCGGGGGAAAATGTAGCGATGATCCATCAGGACGTTACACTATATCTTTCAAAATTAGAGGCAGAAAAAGAAATTCAATTCCAGCAAGAAGAAGGACGTAAAATTTACGTATTTGTCATTGAAGGAGAAGTTTCGCTAAATGGGGAGGTTACGATACAAAGACGTGATGATGCACGAATCACCGACCTTCATTCGTTAACAATAAAAGCAAAAAAGGATGCATTTATCCTTTTAATAGATCTGCCTGGAGGTGAAGGATAG
- a CDS encoding FAS1-like dehydratase domain-containing protein produces MALKIGDIITFKRTFTTKDVELFTEVSCDEGVHHITPDEQGRLVIQGLLTATLPTKIGGDANVLARTMNFEFIRPVFTGDTIKCEVEIQSYEWEESKKRTSIGTTFTCKNQDGKEVLKGSFAGVIL; encoded by the coding sequence ATAGCTTTGAAAATAGGCGATATCATTACATTTAAACGTACATTTACAACTAAAGACGTCGAATTATTTACGGAAGTTTCTTGTGATGAAGGTGTTCATCATATTACGCCGGATGAACAGGGAAGGCTTGTAATTCAGGGATTGCTTACAGCGACGTTGCCGACGAAAATTGGCGGGGATGCCAATGTATTGGCTCGGACAATGAATTTTGAATTTATAAGACCTGTTTTTACCGGGGATACAATTAAATGCGAAGTAGAGATTCAGAGTTATGAATGGGAGGAAAGTAAGAAAAGAACATCAATTGGTACAACGTTCACCTGCAAAAATCAGGATGGAAAAGAAGTATTAAAAGGAAGTTTTGCGGGCGTTATTCTCTAA
- a CDS encoding carbonic anhydrase — translation MKKLGYLFLAMFSSLILAACAEQKSEEKEVITTSANQSDWSYEESTGPEHWGKLDPQNLTCVNGSEQSPINVEIPEVKADGNLKGNEIHYEPTPFTLENNGHTIQANSTTKSNHIIIENKEYKLSQFHFHTPSEHQFNGQNFDMELHLVHSDENGKLAVIGLMIQEGNENKLLASMWTELPTDKTAKGDSEKHIIDLQALLPEDETTFQYAGSLTTPPCTEEVQWIVFEQPIEMSKAQIKAFQQIFPDNHRPVQPINEREINKNGE, via the coding sequence ATGAAGAAACTTGGATACTTATTTTTAGCGATGTTCTCAAGTTTGATCCTTGCTGCATGCGCGGAACAAAAAAGTGAAGAAAAAGAAGTAATTACAACAAGTGCTAATCAGAGTGACTGGTCTTATGAGGAATCGACTGGACCTGAACACTGGGGGAAACTCGATCCCCAAAATTTAACATGTGTGAATGGAAGTGAACAATCGCCGATTAATGTTGAAATTCCCGAAGTAAAAGCAGATGGAAATTTAAAAGGGAATGAGATTCACTATGAACCAACACCGTTTACATTAGAAAATAATGGTCATACGATACAGGCGAATTCTACAACAAAAAGCAATCACATTATAATTGAAAATAAAGAGTACAAGCTTTCACAATTTCATTTCCATACACCAAGTGAACATCAGTTTAACGGTCAAAACTTTGATATGGAACTGCACCTAGTACATAGTGATGAGAATGGAAAGCTGGCTGTTATAGGGTTGATGATTCAAGAAGGAAATGAAAACAAACTGCTTGCTTCAATGTGGACTGAATTACCGACAGATAAAACGGCAAAAGGTGATTCCGAAAAGCATATCATTGACTTACAAGCTCTATTACCAGAAGATGAAACGACTTTCCAATACGCCGGTTCATTAACGACACCTCCTTGCACAGAAGAAGTACAGTGGATTGTTTTTGAGCAGCCGATTGAAATGTCAAAAGCACAAATAAAAGCATTCCAGCAAATTTTCCCGGACAACCACCGTCCTGTTCAGCCGATAAATGAACGGGAAATTAATAAAAATGGAGAATGA
- a CDS encoding amino acid ABC transporter ATP-binding protein: MEANEMIKVNQLNKSFGDLHVLKNIDMTVFESDVVCLIGSSGSGKSTLLRCLNFLERKDSGSIIIGGKEVDPKNDNLNNIREKVGMVFQHFNLFPHKTVLENIIEAPVMVKGIDKNKAISKAKQLLEKVGLEDKADVYPNKLSGGQKQRVAIARALAMEPDIMLFDEPTSALDPELVGEVLTTMKELAQEGMTMVVVTHEMGFAREVADWIVYMHDGEIIERGDPDQFFNHPKEERTKEFLKTTMLK, from the coding sequence ATGGAAGCAAATGAAATGATTAAAGTTAATCAATTGAATAAGTCATTTGGAGACTTACATGTATTAAAAAATATCGATATGACCGTTTTCGAAAGCGATGTTGTTTGTTTAATAGGATCGAGTGGCTCAGGAAAAAGTACTCTCCTTCGATGTCTGAACTTTTTAGAAAGAAAAGATAGCGGCAGTATTATTATAGGGGGCAAAGAAGTCGACCCTAAAAATGATAACCTTAACAACATAAGGGAAAAGGTAGGAATGGTATTTCAACATTTTAACCTATTCCCCCACAAAACTGTTTTGGAAAATATTATTGAAGCTCCGGTAATGGTTAAAGGCATTGACAAAAATAAGGCAATTTCCAAAGCAAAACAACTGCTGGAAAAAGTTGGATTGGAAGATAAGGCCGATGTCTACCCGAATAAACTATCCGGCGGGCAAAAGCAACGAGTAGCAATTGCCAGAGCGCTTGCAATGGAACCGGACATCATGCTTTTCGATGAACCGACATCAGCACTTGATCCAGAGCTTGTCGGCGAGGTTTTAACAACGATGAAGGAATTAGCTCAAGAAGGAATGACGATGGTTGTTGTTACCCATGAAATGGGCTTCGCTAGAGAAGTGGCTGACTGGATCGTGTATATGCATGATGGGGAAATTATCGAGCGCGGTGACCCTGATCAATTTTTCAACCATCCAAAAGAAGAGCGAACAAAAGAATTTCTAAAAACGACAATGCTTAAATAA
- a CDS encoding AraC family transcriptional regulator — MLKELNQVIEYIEEHLTEDLSLESIAHYAGVSDYHFRTVFFHLSGMTLNDYVKNRKLSEANKDLINGEKVTDVAFKYGYQSVDGFTRAFKKWCDCLPSDVIKKKMSKSFPKLTFVITVRGGISMEWRIEDKKAFNLAGVSKRVPMQFEGVNQEIVKLAQSITEEQRKEMRALQNIEPFEIVNASYHADANFLKEEGELTHLIGVLTTETEVSDQLDKVRVEACTWAVFPNEGPFPDTLQETMAKTYSEWLPTSDYEIIQAPTFSFTKMDENKKAYAYSEIWLPVRKK, encoded by the coding sequence TTGCTAAAAGAATTAAATCAGGTGATTGAATATATTGAAGAACATTTAACCGAGGACTTGTCTCTTGAAAGCATTGCACATTATGCCGGGGTTTCCGATTATCACTTTAGAACAGTATTTTTTCACCTATCTGGGATGACATTAAATGATTATGTGAAAAACAGAAAACTATCGGAAGCGAATAAGGATTTAATAAATGGAGAAAAGGTAACAGATGTTGCGTTTAAATACGGTTATCAGTCAGTCGACGGTTTTACTAGAGCATTTAAAAAATGGTGTGATTGTTTACCTTCGGATGTTATTAAAAAGAAAATGAGCAAATCATTTCCTAAACTCACATTCGTTATTACAGTAAGAGGAGGAATTTCGATGGAATGGAGAATTGAAGATAAAAAAGCGTTTAATTTAGCAGGGGTAAGCAAACGGGTGCCTATGCAGTTTGAAGGGGTAAATCAGGAAATCGTAAAGCTGGCCCAAAGCATAACGGAAGAACAAAGAAAAGAAATGCGTGCACTGCAAAATATAGAGCCTTTTGAAATTGTGAATGCCTCTTACCACGCTGATGCGAATTTCCTGAAAGAAGAAGGGGAGTTAACGCACTTGATCGGTGTCTTAACAACTGAAACTGAAGTTAGTGATCAGTTAGACAAAGTGCGAGTAGAAGCATGTACGTGGGCGGTATTTCCAAATGAAGGACCGTTTCCTGACACATTACAAGAAACAATGGCTAAAACCTACTCGGAATGGCTTCCTACTTCCGATTATGAAATTATCCAAGCACCCACTTTTTCGTTTACTAAAATGGATGAAAATAAAAAAGCTTATGCTTACAGTGAAATTTGGCTTCCTGTTCGGAAAAAATAA